The genomic region CAGGTGGTCCCGGCCGCCGAGCTGCTGGACACCGCCCGCGCCTGGGCGCGCAAGATCGGCTCCTACTCGCCGACCGCGCTGCGCTTCCTCAAGCACTCCTTCAACGCCGACACCGACCACATCGGCGGCATCTCGCACCTGGCCTTCGACGGGCTGGAGCTGTTCACCGAGACGCCGGAGGGCCGGGAGGGCGCGGCCGCGTTCGCGGAGAAGCGGGCCCCGGACTTCAAGCCGTACCGCTGAGCCGCGCGGCCAGCCCGTCCAGCAGCACCTGCACGCCCAGCTCGAACAGCGCCTCCCCGGTCAGTTCGCGGTAGGCCGGGGCCACCCGCGCCAGGTGCGGGAACCCCTCGGGCGGGCTGAGTCCGGCGCGCGGAGCCGTGCCCGCCCTGCGGTCGTCCTCGGCGGCGGAGGCGAGCACGTGGTCGGCCAGCAGCACCGAGATCGCGGCCGTGTCGGCGGGGGAGAAGCCCGCGTCCAGCAGGATCCGGGTGGTGGTCTCGATGTGCCCCAGCCGGTGCGGGCCGCGCGGCGGGCGGGCGCGCAGCAGCTGCGCGGCGTCCCGGTGTGAGCGCAGCAGCGTCCGGAACTGGCGCAGTCCGGTGGCCAGCTGCTCCCGCCAGGGCAGCGACTCGTCGATGTCGAATGCCTCCGCGCAGATCGCCTCGGCGACCAAGTCCAGCAGCTCGTCCTTGTTGCGCACGTGCCAGTACAGCGTCGGTGACTGGACGCCCAGCTCGGCGGCCAGCTTGCGGGTGCTCAGCCCGGCCAGGCCGTGCTCGTCCAGCAGCCGCACCGCGGCCGCGGTGATCTGGGGGAGATCGATCGCCACAACCCGCACCCTATCAGTGATAGATTTCTCCCTATCGCTGATAGAGGGGGTCTCTGATGCAGAAAACCGCACTGCGCGCCGCCGCCGCGGGCGCGATCATCGGCTCACTGGCCTACATCGCGCTCACCCTGGTGCACGGCTTCCTGCCCGGCACCGCGCACGAGCTGGCCGGACACGTGCTCGGCCGGGACTGGCGGGCCATCCACCTGGGCACGATCCTGGCCCTGCTGCTGTGGGTGTTCGCCTTCACCGCGGTCGGCTCGCTGATCACCACCGGTCCGGGCGCGCTGCTGGCCCGCTTCGCCCGGCCGCTGCTGGGCATCGCGTTCACCGTTTTCGCCATCGACTTCGCCCTGGACGGCTTCGGGTTCGCCCAGCTCGCCGAGGCCAGCGCGCACGGCGGGCACGCCGACCGGGCGCAGGCGATGGCCGGGCTGGACCTGCTGTTCCGGGCCGTGGTCGGCTCCACCACGATGCTGGTGCAGGTGCTCTTCGGCCTGTCCTTCGCGGTGTGGGCGGTGGTTCTCTGGCGCGCCCGGCGCGCGCCGGCGTGGCTGTGCCTGGCCGGGCTCGTCCCCGCGGCCGGCTGGTTCCTCGGCGGCTGCCTGATGTTCCTGCGGGTGCCCGGCGTCGGCTTCCCGGTGGTGGCTCCGCTGGCCGGGCTGGTGCAGCTGTGGGTGCTGGGACTGGGGATCGCCTGGTGGCGTCAGTCGCTCGGCTCGGTCACCGGCCGCCAGTCCACCGGGGTGGACAGGACCATCGCGCTGGAGGTCTCGCCGTAGGTGGCCAGCCGCTCCAGCAGGCGCTCCAGGGCCCGGATGGAGGCGGCGGCGACCTTGACCACCGAGCAGATGTCGCCGGTCAGCCGCACCACCTCCAGCACCTCGGGGCAGTCGTCGAGCAGCTCGGGGTGCACGGTGATGCAACGCGCGCCGTAACACTTCATCCGCACCAGCGCGATCACCGGCCGCCCGGCCGCGGTCGGGTCCACCCGCGCGTGGTAGCCGGCGATCACGCCGAGCTGCTCCAGCCTGCGCACCCGCTGCGCCACCGTGGGTGGCGAGACGTGCACCCGGCGCGACAGTTCGTTGTAGGACAGGCGCGCGTCCGCCTGCAGCGCCTCCAGCAGCGCCCAGTCCACCTTGTCCAGCTCCGAGTTCACGAACGTGAGCCTAAGGGCGGCAACCGGTTTCGAACGCAAGGCACGGCCGCCGGATTCGAGCCCGCCGCCCATTCCGGTTTGCCGGGGACAGCGATGGAATGGAGGCACACCACGAAGGGAGGAACCATGACCGAAACCGGCGGCTGTCCGATCATGGCCGAGCCGAAGCTGGACTTCGGCGGCACCACCCCGTACGAAGACTACGTGCACGCTTCGGTGCTGCATTCCTTGCAGCAGCGCTGGTCCAGCGACCCCGGCGAGATGTCCTTCCTGGTCATCACGCAGATCATGGAGCTCTACTTCGGACTGCTGTGCTTTGAGTGGCGGCAGGCGCAGACCGAGATGCGCGCCGACGACCTGGACTCCACGGTGCGCACCCTGCACCGCAGTGTGCTGCACGTGCAGGGCCTCAACGCGGCCTGGCGCTCCATCGCCAGGATGACGCCGGAGGAGTTCAACGCCTTCCGCGCCAACCTCGGTGAGGGCTCGGGGTTCCAGTCCGGCATGTACCGGCACGTGGAGTTTCTGCTCGGGGAGAAGTCCGCCTCGCTGATCGTGCCGCACCGCGCGGTGCCCGCGATGCACGCCGAGCTGGAGGCGGCGCTGGCCAAGCCCAGCCTCTACGACGACGCGCTGGCCCTGCTGCACCGCCGTGGCTACGCGGTGCCGCGCTCGGCCTTCGAGCGCGACTTCACCCAGGCGTACCAACCGGATCCCGAGGTGGAGAAGGTCTGGACGCTGATCTACTCCGACCGCGCCGAGCACCACGACGAGCAGCGACTGGGCGAGGTGCTCACCGACATCGCCGAGGAGTTCGCCCGCTGGCGCTACGACCACCTGCTGGCCACCCGCCGCGCGATGGGCGCCAAGGTCGGCACCGGCGGCTCGGCCGGGGTGGCCTGGCTGGAGAAACGCGTGCAGCGCACCGTGTTCCCCGAGCTGTGGACCGCGCGCAGCTACGTCTGAGGGTGGAGGAAACCATGAGTTTGGCCGACACAGCGCGGAAACTGGACGCGCTGGACCCGATCGCGCACTGCCGGGACGAGTTCGACCTGGACCCGGAAGTGGTCTACCTCAACGGGAACTCCCTCGGCGCGCTGCCCAGCGCGGTCGCGCCGCGGCTGACCGAGGTGGTCGGCGAGCAGTGGGGCCGCAGGCTGATCCGCGGCTGGGGCGAGGGCTGGTGGCGCGCGCCGGAACGCATCGGCGAGCGGATCGCGCCGCTGGTGGGCAGCGCGCCCGGTCAGGTGGTGGTCGGCGACTCCACCAGCGTCAACCTGTTCAAGGCCCTGGTGGCCGCGGTCCGGCTCAACCCCGGCCGCCCGGAACTGCTGGTGGACGCCGCGACCTTCCCCACCGACGGCTACATCGCCGAGTCGGTGGCCCGCCTCACCGGGGTGGCGATCCGGCAGGTCCTGATGCCCGAGGCGGCGGAGGCGGTCAGCGAGCGCACCGCGGTGCTGCTGGCCAACCACGTGGACTTCCGCTCCGGTGTGCTGCACGACATGGGCGCGATCACCGAGGCCGCGCACCGGGCAGGCGCGCTGGTGGTGTGGGACCTGTGCCACAGCGTCGGCGCGCTGCCGGTGGAGCTGGACGCGCACCAGGTCGACCTGGCGGTGGGCTGCACCTACAAGTTCCTCAACGGCGGACCGGGCGCGCCCGCGTTCCTCTATGTGCCGCAACGGCTCCAGGCCAGTTTCGACCAGCCGCTGTCGGGCTGGTGCGGGCACGCCGACCCGTTCGCGATGGCCGCGGGCTACACCCCGGACGCCGGCGTCACCCGCGGCCGCACCGGCACCCCGGACATCCTGTCCATGCTGGCCCTGGACGCCGCACTCGACGTCTGGGACAAGACCAGCATCGCCGAGGTGCGCACGAAGGGCTTGCGGCTCACCGACTTCTTCCTGTCCTGTGTGGACGAACTGCTCGGCGACCGGGTCACCGTGCGCACCCCGCGCACCGAGAACCGCGGCAACCACATCGCGCTGTCGGTGCCCGAGGCCGGCCAGGTGATGAAGGAGCTGATCTCCCGCGAGGTCATCGGCGACTTCCGGCCGCCGGACGTGCTGCGCTTCGGCTTCGCCCCGCTCTTCGTCCGCTACGCCGACGCGCTCACCGCGGTGCAGGTCATCGCCGACGTGCTCTGAGGACTTGCCACTTCGGCAACGAAAATTGCCGTCAGCGCCGAGCGGGCGCAAGGTGGGCGGCATGGACGAGAAGTACTGGGACACGCTCTACCGCGAGCGGGAGCAGGTGTTCAGCGGCGCGGCCAACGGCGTGCTGGTGACCGAGGTCGGTGGGCAGCCGCCGGGCCGCGCCCTGGACGTGGGCGCGGGCGAGGGCGGGGACGCGCTCTGGCTGGCCGGACAGGGCTGGCAGGTCACCGCCGCCGACATCTCCTCGGTCGCGCTGGCCAAGGTGGCCGCCGCCGCGCAGGCCCACGGCTGGTCGGTGGACACCCTGCACCTGGACCTGGCCGTCGCCGCACCGCCGCCTGCCGCCTTCGACCTGGTCACCGCGAGCTTCCTGCCGCTGTTCAAGGCCAACGGCACCGCCCCGCTGCGCGCGCTGGCCGAGGCGGTGGCCCCCGGCGGCACGCTGCTGGTGACCAACCACCACTTCGACGAGGTCGGCGACCACGAGGGCCACGACGGGCGGGTGGTGCGGATGGCCGACTTCTACCGGCCCGCGGACTTCCGGCCGCTGCTGGCGGAGGGCTGGGAGGTGGTGGTCGACGAGCTGCGACCGCGCCCGGAGCCGCTGCCGCCGGAGGCGCGGCACACCAAGGACCTGGTGTTCAAGGCGGTCCGCCTCACGCCGTGAGGTCCGCCAGTGCCTTGAGCACCGAGGGCCAGGCCGCCGACTCCGGGTCGATCACGCCGTAGTGGCCCTCGCCGGGCAGTTCGCGCAGCTCAGTGGGATCGCCGGAGGCAACGGCGGTGGCCGCGTAGGAGCGGCTGACCTCCGGCGGCACCCACGGGTCTGCCAGCCCGTGCAGCAGGATGCCGCGCACCCCGGTGGGCACCAGCCGGGTCGGGTCGGCTGCGGCGTAGCGCTCCCAGTGGGCGTCCGGCTGGCCGCCGAGCAGCCCGGCCACCGCCCCCTCGCCCAGGTTCTCCTCGTTGGCCAGCACCAGGTCCAGCACCCCGGCCAGGGACAGCACGCCCCGGATCGCCGGGCGGCGGGGCAGGTGCCACGGGTTGTGCGCGGGCAGCCGGTGCCTGCTGGCCGCCCACATCGCCAGGTGCCCGCCGGCGGAATGACCGAGCAGAACCACCCGATCGGGATCGGCCGACGCGCCGAGCAGGCCGGGCAGCGCGTCGATCGCGGCCGCCACGTCGTCCAGGGTGCCGGGCCAGCCACCCTCGGGCTGACCCACCCGGTTGTACTCGATCGTGGCCACCAGGTAGCCCTCGTCGGCCAGCGCGGCGCACATTGGGCCGGTGTGCGTGCGGTCGTACTCGGCGAGCCAGAAACCGCCGTGCACCACCACGATCACCGGGTGCGGGCCCTCGGCCACGGGGTAGCGGAGGTCGATCACCCGGTCCGGTCCGGGGCCGTAGCGCAGCACCCGGTCGGGGGCGGGCGCGGGGCGGGTCAGCACGTCACGCGAGTCGGACACGCGGCGACGCTAACACCGCCGGTCAAGGGAGTATGGGAGGCTGGCTTGCCCGAATTCGGGCAGGGAAGTTGCTCGCCCGGCCCACGCCGGGCAGTCTCGGACCCCGGAGGTACCTGTGGGCGTGGCGCCGCTGCCGGAGGAGCTGGTGCGGCACGTGGCCGCCAGCACCGGCCTGCCCGCCGCGGTCGCGGCCAGGGTGGTCAGTGACGTCATCGGGTACTACGCCGAGCCGGTCGAGGACTACGTCCGGCGGCGGCACCGGGAGCTGAGGCGGCGGAACCGGCGCAACGACGACATCTGGGCGATCGTGGCGGCGGAGCTGGCCGCGCGCCCGGTGGCGGCGCCGCGGCTGTCCGCCCGGCAGCTTCGCCGGATGGTCTACGGATAGGGAGAAATCGCGCATGTGCGGACTTGTCGGGTACGTCGGGCACCGGGATGCCGCCGAGGTGTTGCTGGAGGGCCTGCACCGGCTGGAGTACCGGGGTTATGACTCCACCGGGATGGCCGTGCTGAGCAAGAACAAGGCCAAGGTGGTCAAGGCCGCGGTGCGGGTGGCCGAGCTGCGCGAGCTGGTGCCGGACAAGCTCACCGGCGGCATCGGCATCGCGCACACCCGCTGGGCCACCCACGGCGAGCCCACCGACGCCAACGCGCACCCGCACACCGACACCACCGGCCGGATCTCGGTGGTGCACAACGGCATCATCGAGAACGCCGAGGTGCTGCGGGCCAAGCTGGCCGCCGAGGGCGTGGAGTTCAGCTCCGAGACCGACACCGAGGTGCTGGCCCACCTGATCGCGCGCAGCCAGGCCGAGCGGCTGGAGGACGCGGTCCGCGAGGTTCTGTCCGATGTGGAGGGAACCTACGGGATCGTGGTGCTGGACACCAGGTTCCCGCAGGAGCTGGTGGTGGCCAGGCAGGGCTCCCCGGTGGTGCTGGGCATCGGCAACGACGAGATGTTCATCGCCTCCGACGTGGCCGCGCTGGTCCGCTTCACCCAGCAGGTGGTCTACCTCGACGACGGCGAGCTGGCCACCGTGCGCGCGGGCGAGTACCGCACCAGCCGCCTGGACCGCTCCACCGTGGCCAAGACGCCCACCACGCTGGCCATGAGCGTGGAGGACTACGACCGCGGCGGCCACGAGACCTTCCTGCACAAGGAGATCCACGAGCAGCCCGCCGCACTCGACCGGGCCCTGCGCGGCCGCCTGGACGAGCGGTTCTCCACCGCCCGCCTCGGTGGCGTCGGCCTGGACGCCCGCGAGGTGCGCTCGATCCGCCGGGTCAAGTTCCTCGGCAGCGGATCCTCTTACTACGCGGGCCAGATCGGCGCCACCCTGGTCGAGGAGCTGGCCCGGATCCCCGCCGACGCCGAGCCCTCCTCCGAGTTCCGCTACCGCAACCCGGTGATCGACCCCGACACCCTCTACATCGCGGTCAGCCAGTCCGGCGAGACCGCCGACACGCTGGCCGCGGTGGCCGAGCTCAAGCGCAAGGGCGGCCGCCTGCTCGGTGTGGTCAACGTGGTCGGCAGCGCCATCGCCCGCGAGTGCGGCAGCGGCCTGTTCCTGCACGCCGGGCCCGAGGTCTCGGTCGCGGCCACCAAGTCCTTCACCAACATGGCCGCCTCCTTCGTCCTGCTCGCCCTGCACCTGGGCCGGGTCCGCGACCTGGGCCTGGCCGACGGCAGGCGCCTGGTCGAGGGCCTGCGCAGGCTGCCGGACCAGCTCAGCGAGATCCTGGCCGCCGAGGACGCGGTCCGCGAGGTCGCGCACAAGTACGCCGAGGCGCGGCACATGTTCTTCGTCGGCCGGGTGCGCGGCTACCCGGTGGCCCGCGAGGGCGCGCAGAAGCTCAAGGAGATCTCCTACATCCACGCCGAGGCCTACCAGTCGGCCGAGCTCAAGCACGGCCCGCTGGCGCTGATCAACCCGGAGATGCCCTCGGTGGTGGTCATCCCCGCCGATGAGACCTTCGGCAAGAACCTGGCCACCATCGAGGAGATCAAGGCCCGCGGCGGCCCGGTGATCGCGGTGACCAACACCGAGCTGCCCGCCGGGCTGGCCGACGACGTGCTGTTCGTGCCGCGCAACGAGGTGCAGCTGGACCCGGTGCTGCTGGGCATCCCGCTCCAGCTCTTCGCCCACCACATCGCGGAGAAGCTGGGCCGCGACATCGACCGGCCGCGCAACCTGGCCAAGAGCCTGACCGTGGAGTGAGTCTCAGCCGGTGGGGCCGGGCTCCTCCGGCTCCATCAGCAGTATCACCCCGGTGGTCTCCGCGCCGGGGGCGCGCAGCGCCGAGCACAGCACCCGCACGGTGATGGCGCGCCCCCGGCGGTTGACCGCGGCCAGCTCCAGCTCGTGGCTGTCCCCGCCGCCGTTGAGGATCTGCTTGATGGTCGGGCGGATCTGGTCCACCGGCAGGCCGATGTCCAGGTTCAGGAAGTGCTGCCCGACGGTCTCCTCCGGCCGCAGCCCCCACAGGTCCTCGGCCCGCCGGTTCCACACCTGCACGTGCAGGTCCCGGTTGAGCACGGCGACCCCGGAGCGCAGGCTGGTCAGGATGGCGGTCAGGAAACCGTTGGCCGAGTCCAGCTCGCCGGTGCGCTCCCGCAGCTCGTCATTGATCGACTGGAGCTCGTCGTTGGTCGACTGGAGCTCCTCGTTCATGGTCTCCAGCTCTTCGTTGGTGGACTGGAGCTCCTCGTTCGTCGTCTCCAGCTCCTCCACCGTGGACTGGAGTTCCTCGTTCGTGGTCTCCAACTCCTCGTTGGTCGACTGGAGTTCCTCGTAGGCGGTCTCCAGCTGCCGGTTGGCGTGCTCCAGCTCGTCCTGCAACCGACGGGCCGAGGTCACGTCCTGGAAGACCAGTGTGACCCCCAGCAGCCCGGACTCGCTGTCCACCAAAGGGTTCACCTGGATCTCCAGGTAGAACAGCTCGCCGGCCGCGCGGCGGTACTCCACGTCGGCGACCAGCACGGTGCGCCGGTCCAGCTGCGCCTGCTCGATGTAGCGCCGCAGCTCCACCGGGCGGTAGGAGATCTCCAGGTCCCGGAAGGGCCGCCCCATGTCCTTGGCGGTGACGCCGAAGAGCTTCTCCGCCGCCCGGTTGCTCACCGCGACCAGGCCGTCGGAGTTGACCACGATCTGCGCCACCGGGCTGTTCGCCAGGGCCTCGTCCCGCAGCAGGTCCAGGCCGGTCAGCTCGGTCCTGGGCTGCGGCGGCGGCAGCTCGGCGAACAGGGTGCTGTTCACCGGCAGGTGCCGGGGGACCTTGCGGAAGACCCGCCGCTTCAGGTCGATCGGGGTGAACAGGGTGGTGTGGCTGAGCAGCATCTCGGCCTTGCCCAGGAAGAGCACCCCGGTCCCGGCGAGGGCGAAGTGCAGCCGGGCCAGGATCCGGCCCTGGGCCTCGGCGTTGAAGTACATCAGCGTGTTGCGGCACAGCAGCAGGTCGATCCGGGAGATCGGCGCGTCCTGCACCAGGTCGTTGCGGCCGAAGATGACCGAGCGGCGCAGGTCCTTGCCGAAGGTGTACCGGTTGCCCACGGCCTCGAAGTAGCGCTCCAGCAGCTCAGGCGGCACGTCGCGGACTTCCCGGTCGGTGTAGGTGGCGTGCCTGGCCTGGGCGAGGCCCTCCTCGTCCACGTCGGTGGCGTAGATCTTCACCCGCCGCCGGAACTCCTCGGGGCCGAGCAGCTCGGCCAGCACCATGGCCAGCGTGTAGGCCTCCTCGCCGGAGGCGCAGCCCGCGCTCCACACCCGGATCGGACTGTCCGGGTCCTTGGCCGCGACCAGCTCCGGCAGCACCTCGGCGCGCAGGTAGTCCCAGGCGTCGGTGTCCCGGAAGAAGGTGGTGACGTTGATCAGGATGGTGTTGAACAGCGTGGTGAACTCCTCGGGGTGCACCTGGAGCTGGTCCAGGTACTCCGCGTAGTCCTCCACCCGCAGCTGCGCCATCCGCCGCTGCACCCTGCGCACCAGACTCGACCGCTTGTACCCGGTGAAGTCGAAGCCCCTGGCTTCCTTGAGGTAGACCAGGAGTGCCTCGAACTGCGGGTCGGTCTCGGTCACGTGTGCCCTTCCGGTGCGCCTGCCGCGCCGCGGCTACCGCCCGTTCCGACCGGCACCCGGCTGCCGTGACCGCAGCGTAGCCCACACCACCTTGCCGCCCACCGCGGAAAGGTGCCCCCACGCCGTGGCCAGTTTGGAGATCAACACCAGGCCCTGGCCGCCGGCCCGTTCCGGTCGCCTGGCCAGCACCGGCGGCGCGGCGCTGCCGTCCCGCACGGACAGGCACAGGTACGCCCCGCGCATCGCCACGGTCAGCTGGAACCGGGTGCCCGCGTGGCAGACCGCGTTGGCCGCCAGCTCGTTGACCACCATCACCGCCGCCTCGGACAGCTCCTCCACCTGCCAGGCCGCGCAGGCCTGGGCGACCACCAGGCGCGCCTGGTGACAGGCGGCGGCGTGCGGCTGGTACCAGTCGCGCAGCACGGTCGGCGGCGGTCCGTCCACCAGCGCGGCCAGCGCCTCGGCCGGGCCGGGGAACACCTGGAGGTGCCGGACCATGCCGATCCGGGCCATCGGCGCGTACATCTCCGGCGGCACCGAGCACAGCGCCACCGGCACCGCCGGCCACTCCGCCGCTCGGCGGGTCAGCGCCTGGAACACGGTCAGCGCCACCTCATCGCCCAGCCGCAGCCCGCTCAGCTCCAGCAGCACCCCGGCCGGCTGCTCGGCCAGGCACTTGGCCACCGTCGCGCGCAGCGCGGGCGCGCTGCCGATCCGCAGCACGCCGTGCGGCCGCACCACGGTCACCGGGTGATCCTGGTCTACCTGACAGGTCAGCTCGCCGCTCATCGGCTCAGCCCTCTCGTGGATCCGGCGGTCCGGTCGCGATCCGGTTGATCAGGTCGCGCACCAGTCTGCCCGCGGCCTTGGCCTCGGCGGCGTTGTCGGCGAAGCGGCGCGCCGCCCACGTGTTGCCGCGCTCGGTGGCCGACTCGGCCATCCGGTGGCCCAGCGCGCTCTTCTCCTCCAGCGCGCGCAAGGCCACCCACAGCGCGTTCTCCATCGCCACGCCCTGTTCGGCCATCAGGGTCTCCGGCGACCAGGCGTGCCCCACCCGGCAGCGGAACCGGGGCACCGGGTCGCCGGGCAGGTCGAACAGCGAGCCGTGGCAGGACGGGCAGGCCAGCCCGGCGGGCACCGCGCCCAGCTCGTCGGTGGTCATGGGCGAGAACTCGGCCATCTCGGTCTCCGCGGTGAGCAGGTCGTCCACGGTGCCGGCCGCGGAGGGCGCCGAGGCCGCGGCGAGCTTGCCGATCAGCTCGCCGATCTCGGCCGCGGACAACACGTGGTCGATGTCGTTGTGTTCCTTCGCGCTGCTCGGCATTGAGGGGTGCACCGCCTCGGCCGGGTCCTGCACCACGGCCAGCCCGCCGACCGCCTTGATCGAGGCCAGTCCCGCGGTGCCGTCATCCCGCGCCCCGGAGAGCACCACGCCGACCGCCCTGGACCCGAACGCCCTGGCCACTGAGCGGAACAGCGGGTCGACCGCGGGCCGGTGGTTGTTCTCGGCAGGGCCACGGGAGAGCTGGATCCGGCCGTCGGTGAGCAACAGGTGGTGGTCGGCGGGCGCGACGTAGATGTGGCCGAGGCGGGCCGGGTCGCCGTGCACGGCGTGGTGGGCGGGCAGCGGGCCGCACCGGCTCAGGATCCGGGGCAGCGCGCTGGGCGCGTCGCGCGGCACGTGCAGCACCACGAGAACCACGGCGGGCAGGCCCGGGGGGAGGGCGCCGACCACGGCGCACAACGCCTCGACCCCGCCCGCGGAGGCGCCGATGGCCACCACGTCCCGGCGGGTCATGGCTGCAAACTACCCACGATGGGCTGGGTCGAACCGACATCGGCCAGATGGCCGTTTCCCGGCTCGCCGGACCGGGAAACATGCAGGGCATGGCGGCGGCGGCCTCGAAGATCCAAGTCGACGTGGTGCGCGTGGGCGCGACCACCACGGTCTTCGTCCGCGGCGACGTCGACCTGGCCGCCGCGCCGGAGCTGGGCCGGGCGCTGGCCGGCAACGCCGCCGCGGGTACCGAGCTGGTGGTCGACCTCCGCCAGGTCGCCTTCCTGGACTGCGCCACCCTGCGCGTGCTGCTGACCGCCCAGCGCACCCAGCGCGCCCTCGGCGGCAGCCTGCGCTGCACCGGGGCGCGCGGAGCGGTGCGCAGGGTCCTCCAGGTGACCGGCGCGGCCCGGCAGCTGGGCTGCTAGACGCTCGCCGCCGGCGCGGGCTCGGCCGGTGCGGACGTCGCCGCGGCGGGCGCGGACTCGGCGCGAGCCCCGAAGCGGTCCACCGTCCAGCGGATCACGTTGTCCTTCAGCTCCACCCGCAGCACCACCGGATCAGCCGAGCCGCCCAGCTTCGCCAGCTGCTG from Crossiella sp. CA-258035 harbors:
- a CDS encoding STAS domain-containing protein; this translates as MAVSRLAGPGNMQGMAAAASKIQVDVVRVGATTTVFVRGDVDLAAAPELGRALAGNAAAGTELVVDLRQVAFLDCATLRVLLTAQRTQRALGGSLRCTGARGAVRRVLQVTGAARQLGC